catattatactatattatatatatgtaagtttgCGAGCATGAATCTATGATCTACTTCAATATTCCATTATTTGGTCTCAATCTAGCTaaaagggaaaaaataaaatatttttttacaaataagttATTGGGTTTAGGCCGAGCCTTTCGCTACGCGCTATAAAATACAGTGTGCTTTTTTAGTAATCTAATTTCAGTAGTTCTCTACTACGCTACCCAAttcatattttacttatttggtTGTATGTACAGGCAGCACGGCGCGCTGTTTGTTTACTATCTTCTTGAAGTCAACGTCAACGAGAGCCTCTAAGGGAACTCAAATTTCACTTCTTCCTAAGTTAAGGTAGCCAGATCTGTTCACTTTTACTACCAGCAGAATTCACAGTTGAGAGAATACCAAAGGTTGCGCATTTCGCGGTACCGGCACTTGGCTTTCAGTGGATTTGACAGATTCACATGTTGAGCTAACGTACTTGTAGGAGGCCTGTTTACAGTTTTTGTGTTcataaactgtttttttttcttttcttttacctTGTTCacattaacctaacctaaattttCAGGTTTCTTTGCCTGCGTTGGCTATTTTTGACAATCTCTTCTTAGTTCTCTTCAAGGAGAAGGAGGAGGCTGTCAgtccagaatgaaacaaggcgaatttattctttgttttctctTTTGCCAATACTTTACTTTGATAATCAAACATACcacacctttaatgaatgcgccttggttcTGTCCCGCATCTCAACTATGTACAACTATGTCATggtaaattttcgaaattttctcacTTCAATCTGCATAATCTTGTATTACATCATTCTTTGCTAAGGCTCACAACGTAGGCTTTAGTAAGCCTTTAAGACTCACATCCAGCTTTAGGCtggaatatttttcttcaaatgacTAGCGTTAAAACGCTGTTCATTGCAATGGCTTCATTTCAAGCCACGTCTACGTCGTGATAAGTCACATATTTCATGCGCTTTCGTCGCCAATCTCAACAAGACTTATGAAGAATATCTCCCTCGTTTTATATGTCTTTTCTGAATCAGTTTCACGCGATCTAATCAGGGCGCATATCGTGGAGatgtcaacagcagcatcatCAGTGTAATGCATTAATTTCTTTTCCTCTTAAAGGGCGCTGTAACCAccttagggggcgtccataaattacgtgaggtgtttttttaaattttctgaccCTCCCTCCCCCCTGGTGAGGTGTCGtgaaattttattcaaccccctcccccatcccccattctcacgtgagatttttcaaaatgtgggtttcttatgcaaacgcgttggattgttattgtaaaaagaaaaaaaaatgcttcgtgcttttatttacgactagttaagactagtaatcaatattgctgagagttataagtgtaataaaagtttaataatagaaaacttaaatcgtaactactgcgattaaaagaagaatatctactctaattcagtccatggagaatcatgtgcggtttcaagagagactattgggaccaacatgtccataagattttcagtaaaatcatctgctccttcaacttcgttctgatctatccACTCTAAggcgttgacgcttgcgcacagtaactcattagcttcgacaatccgtgagggtcgcactttgctgaacatacgcgcttgcttagctggtgcaatgtgagctgctcgcctgtgctctgcagctcttgtgatagatgcgaagtaaatgccgcgtgtactgcagcatcttttatctaaatcatcacgtatacttgggcaatagagagcataaggcgtgctgatgaaggcattcagcggttgaatcggtaggcgtattagaaatggagcaaatgactttgCGTCATGctctttaaagtccggaattgtcaaacgtccatcaacctgagtgatagggtatggaggtggcagaaaacggccGTGAAGAATCATACGCAgatccgtgtgtcgctgccactcagctcgtacgctcttgttcatcgagtcgcgcgttcggctgatagtggcgcgaaaacaaacgacgggctacactgtacagtaaattcagattaaattgagctatttggtataaaacaaatatggtggtttgacagtagtaatgtataacgtcaaagtatgaatgaaattattttctttcgaacgaattagtgaatgatcttaatcatactacgattacgcttaagattaaatcttaagcatgtacaatctggataatggaccaaaatagtataatttttttttgttttaatcagaaaaaaaattgcgtgatatttgccgagaccccccctctctccaacgtaagattagatgagaccCCCTCTCCCCCttaacatctcacgtaatttatggacgcccccttagcGAATTCGGCAGACTTAAACCATGAGTTTCAGTCCATTGTGCTCTTCCAAATTATATTGGATCTAACGAACAGATCTGTATTAGATattatgtagatacatatagcCATCGACAAATGATAGTACATCAACATTTTCACAgtttcttttttggttttgcatgttcgttatttttgtataaaaatatggttcattacctaacaaaaaacatagttataagtacataaattcaattttcaagggttatgcaaaaacaaaaatgtcgtGTGTGTGGTGTGCGAAGAAAGTGCGCAGCAccgtcaaggaaaaaaattataaaaattcaacggGTGTTTTTGGCTAATTTTGGCCCAACTGCTCCTCCGatatgtggtgtgcgttttgatgtttttccagtAAAGGAAGGATGGTTTCTTATTTGCCAtttgaggtttgccattgcctgccgagaggcgaccgctataagaaaaacaCTTTCTATGAATTGGTGTTTCGAAGCTATgcacttctgaatggtagtcacgaaccAACGCATTCACCTATTGCGGCCGCCATCGCAGGGCTTAGCTCCTCTTAATAACtatctaatttgtttttgtaatatttctcAGCCTGCCTAATCAGACATGTGACTCCAATTGTACTCCAATTGTACTTGTACTATTGtagattttgttaaaatattttttgagttgCTATGAAAAgtggaaattaataaaaaaaaaatgttatttcatcATATTTTTGTTCACAGATATGTAAACATTGAGTTTCtgttatcaacaaaaaaaaaaatattaatattcgtAGTCATATCTAGACACTGTTGCCATTTGTTTACCCACGTATTTACTAGTTATAAGCTTTTTTTACCTAATGCCCACTGAAATATCTGAAATATTGGCTCATAACCACAGTGTTTCCATGCAGGAATATGCTATGTCAGCttctatttgttatttttacatttgtgtgtgtatgcccTATAAGCATGTCTGTAGGTATGTACACTTCCAGTATTCCTTCGTTTCTTGTTTTCTGTTGTACAATCAGCTCCTCTTCTTGCAGGATGTCAACGCTGTGCTTATGATGAGATGAGTAAACACTACATTGCATAAAATAACAGAActgggacttattgacaagttttcacAAATctgtttgtttcttatttaatttgaatactTTTTCTCTGAAAATATAGCTCActctcctacaaaaaccatatgaataaaagtctaaaaatttgtgaaaaaacaaaatcgagaaattttcatcagaatttaaaattttttaattaggaattttagaaaatattttagtttgtcattttatagcccatttaattttgttttaagaaacTGATAGTTTGAAATGGCTCAACaaatgcgttgatttttttaaattttaaagaccGCGTGCCCATTTTCACCATTTAACTAAAAATTcataagcaaaaaaatcgttaaaaatcaACGTGATTTCTGAGCaaattaaaacttgcactttactaaatcaaaattcaatggactataaaactgtataaaCCTAAACTATATTATAAAACAGTGTAAAcccaaagtttttctaaaaattctctttaaaaagtgtgaaattttaatgattaatttttttaatttgcattaagTTTGAAACATACTTTTGTACGAGAATGCACGCTattctcataaaaacaaattttaaactataTAACAAGGAAGTTTATTACCAAAAATTGACAATAAGTCTCTGTGCTATAGTTGTTTAACGCAGTGTGCTTATACGTTTTCTTTGAATAAGTTTTTCCTCAATAGCACCGTAATTCTCATCTttattcggtttttttttttgaaatattccttAATACTTCATGAAGTTATTTGTATTTGGATAACCCCGTTATATATTGAATATATCTAAAAATCTGCCgggaaattttagtttttttgccttttctacTTCTTCCCATTGTGGAATCAGTTTTTCAATGAATTCACTATTTTTCCATCCTCAACATTCAATATTACTTTCTTCACTATTTAACATTCTATGAGTAATTTGCGTGCTATTTTTTAAGCCATTTAAATCGCTTATTTTTAACTGTTTCCATGAGTGCCTCATTGACTCCATCTATTTTACGTTTTTGAAGTCGAGAAACTCTCTCACATTATTTGGACACATTACATTTTTACCCAGAAAGAGCACTGTGGACATTGGATGAAGATAGTCTGCGGAGAACTCTTTTGCTTTCCAACCGAAAAATCCACTTGGTCTCACTTCATTGCCGTTAATTTCAAACGGTAACAGATTAACGCCAATCTGATTTATTTTCGAGAATTGCACCTTAAAGTAATGTCCATCGGTCGCTTTTATCCAATAGAAGCCTTCATTGTCTACATATGGTTTATTTTGAGACTTTTTCATTGCATTCGAACGTTCCAGATCGTTTACATTGAAACTGATATCTATCTCATGGGCATCCGGATGCAAGTGATTTGTTTCGATGGCTGTCTTCAAGGCTTGGTTGTCCAACCAATAACGTATGCCGACATTCTCGAATTCTTCGAGTACATGATTGAACGTTGTTTTAAGTTTGTCAAGGCAACAGGGTGGCGTATGCTTGTCCAAGTATATGTAGAAGGGTCGATTATTGTAGACCGTACCCACGCAAGACTTTGTAGTGCGCTCACAGCCGATTAAATCGATTTCGGTTACCAGTGGTAAGCTAAAGTTCGAAGATGAAAATTGTGTATCCAGCACTAGATTGTGGTGAGAACCACCACTGCCACCCTCTTTTGGATCCGTTTTGGAGATTACTTTGTGAGACCGCCGAATGATTCGCTTAATCTGTAGCTTTTTATATAAATCCTTGAATTGACGGCGACGTATTTCGGTGCGGTGCTGCTTCGTGTGATACGACGCGAATAGGCGACGTCCGTCTTGGAAGGATTGcggaaaaacagttttctgaAATTGCAATGAATATAAAATTAGTAGTTCATTGTGAAAAGTTGTGAAGAACAgaaatgttttcctttttgtGGCTTACAGAAATGCCTGCCAGTTTTGCTTGTATATAAAACATTTCGGGAAATGGTGCGGCAAAAGGATCCGGCAGCTCCTTGAGTACACCCACATCCACAAGTATGGCGTGTTTTTGCAAATACTGCACATGGAaaatttgatttagaaaaatatttagttcaCACATCTTAACCCACTGCTGTTACATACCAAATCACACTTATCACTACTGTTAACCGCCACATATTGTATGGTCCAATTGGGCAGATCCAGAATAATTTGTGTACAACTACTGAACGACTTCATATTTCCAGCGAATGGCACTATTACTATACGTCTCACCGTCTCCTCGGGTCCCACGGGTGGCACCAAAGCGCGCGCTTCTTGCTGATGTTTCACGTCGCCTGCCTTAAGCGGCGCTCTCGCCGCTATACCTGCACCCAGTGGCACAGCTGAGTTAATTTCGCgtaaaattttttgtagcaAATTTTTGCTGGTTAAACGCACGCTATCTGGCAGAAATAGTACATATTTAGTGTGTATCGCCGCGAGCGCATTCAATTGATCGGGTGTCTTTTGCACATCGAAACCCAGATTGAGAAAACGGACGGTGTTCTCCTCACCGCTAGCGGTAACATTGCGCTCATATGACACGGGTGGATAGGGTGCACCCTCTAGCAATACGAGC
The sequence above is drawn from the Anastrepha obliqua isolate idAnaObli1 chromosome 4, idAnaObli1_1.0, whole genome shotgun sequence genome and encodes:
- the LOC129245039 gene encoding ribitol 5-phosphate transferase FKRP codes for the protein MKVMRIRHAKLIVTVVVIANLILFYYSWKSTIWKSLASTLMLPDATERDNELMGAGSAASGRAGKSPRDKLKNANKHIRKSITIVFRSFYNFENDLKASIDNLLDIVPNLSVLVLLEGAPYPPVSYERNVTASGEENTVRFLNLGFDVQKTPDQLNALAAIHTKYVLFLPDSVRLTSKNLLQKILREINSAVPLGAGIAARAPLKAGDVKHQQEARALVPPVGPEETVRRIVIVPFAGNMKSFSSCTQIILDLPNWTIQYVAVNSSDKCDLYLQKHAILVDVGVLKELPDPFAAPFPEMFYIQAKLAGISKTVFPQSFQDGRRLFASYHTKQHRTEIRRRQFKDLYKKLQIKRIIRRSHKVISKTDPKEGGSGGSHHNLVLDTQFSSSNFSLPLVTEIDLIGCERTTKSCVGTVYNNRPFYIYLDKHTPPCCLDKLKTTFNHVLEEFENVGIRYWLDNQALKTAIETNHLHPDAHEIDISFNVNDLERSNAMKKSQNKPYVDNEGFYWIKATDGHYFKVQFSKINQIGVNLLPFEINGNEVRPSGFFGWKAKEFSADYLHPMSTVLFLGKNVMCPNNVREFLDFKNVK